A portion of the Cellulophaga algicola DSM 14237 genome contains these proteins:
- a CDS encoding ISAon1 family transposase: MVDTKASDCRTIGHFYGVDGKKLQRQYKDYLSDFKDWDQKGHAKQWLIFPENIGPYLSIDETALSKGELYTIITNKKAKGRKGSIVAIFSGTKVGPIIEQLMKISAKERAKVKEITMDMANSMKTISKKCFPKAIQVTDRFHVQKLALEALQDIRIKHRWDAIDLENEQIKQPRAKNKTFVPKEFNNGDTRKQLLARSRYLLYKAPNNWTENQYIRSRILFDQYPDIKIAFDLAQGLRNIFNTATSIETAYTKLAHWYKDVENTGFRAFNTIANTITLNYRSILNYFINRSTNASAESFNAKIKAFRSQFRGVRNIEFFLFRLTKIFA; the protein is encoded by the coding sequence TTGGTCGATACTAAAGCTTCGGACTGCCGCACCATAGGCCATTTCTATGGGGTCGACGGAAAGAAACTCCAGCGACAGTACAAGGATTATCTGAGCGATTTTAAAGATTGGGATCAAAAGGGACATGCCAAACAATGGCTCATCTTTCCCGAGAATATCGGGCCATATCTGTCCATTGACGAAACGGCACTCTCCAAAGGGGAACTCTACACGATAATCACCAACAAAAAGGCCAAGGGCAGGAAAGGATCTATAGTGGCCATATTCTCCGGCACCAAGGTGGGACCGATTATAGAACAACTAATGAAGATATCGGCAAAGGAAAGGGCCAAAGTCAAGGAGATCACTATGGATATGGCAAACTCGATGAAGACCATCTCCAAGAAGTGCTTCCCTAAGGCAATACAGGTCACCGATCGCTTCCATGTACAAAAACTTGCCCTAGAGGCGCTTCAGGATATCCGGATCAAACACAGATGGGACGCAATAGACCTGGAGAACGAACAGATAAAACAGCCAAGGGCAAAGAACAAGACATTCGTCCCAAAAGAATTCAATAACGGAGATACAAGAAAGCAACTATTGGCCCGCAGCAGGTATTTACTGTACAAAGCTCCAAATAACTGGACAGAGAACCAATACATAAGAAGCAGGATATTGTTCGATCAATATCCCGATATAAAGATTGCCTTCGACCTAGCCCAAGGACTCAGAAACATATTCAATACGGCAACGTCCATAGAGACCGCCTATACAAAACTCGCACATTGGTACAAGGATGTAGAAAACACAGGATTTAGGGCGTTCAACACCATCGCAAACACCATAACACTCAACTATAGATCTATCCTGAACTATTTTATAAACAGGAGTACAAATGCATCGGCAGAATCATTCAACGCTAAGATAAAGGCATTCAGAAGTCAATTCAGAGGTGTTAGAAATATAGAATTCTTCTTATTCAGATTAACTAAAATATTTGCATAA
- a CDS encoding ISAon1 family transposase, producing the protein MNGKALQYHYKNHLSDFKDWPQKEHSQKWLLFGKNLGYYLSLDETSLSNGELYTILTNKGANGKKGSIVAIVKGTKADDVISVLNKIPVERRNIVKEVTVDMAGNMNLIAKKCFPRTEIVTDRFHVQKLASEAVQEERIRLRWEVIEIENKAIEEARKTEKTHRPEILANGDTHRQLLARSRYVLFKPKTKWTAGQIERAEILFRLYPTIEKAYKLAQALSYIYENNTNKDVARLKLAQWYNEVENSNFKSFNTIARSIQMHYKPILNYFNNRSTNASAESFNAKIKEFRTMFRGVRDVKFFLFRLTKLYA; encoded by the coding sequence ATTAATGGCAAAGCCCTACAGTATCACTACAAAAACCATCTTAGCGACTTCAAGGATTGGCCCCAAAAGGAACATTCACAAAAGTGGTTGCTCTTTGGAAAAAATTTAGGTTACTATTTAAGTTTAGATGAAACCTCTTTGTCCAACGGTGAACTCTACACGATTCTAACCAATAAAGGCGCTAACGGAAAGAAAGGTAGCATAGTGGCCATTGTCAAGGGAACCAAAGCGGATGACGTCATCAGTGTGCTTAATAAAATCCCTGTGGAAAGACGAAATATAGTCAAAGAAGTTACTGTCGATATGGCTGGAAATATGAATTTGATCGCTAAAAAATGTTTCCCCAGAACAGAGATCGTGACCGATAGATTCCATGTTCAAAAATTAGCCTCAGAAGCAGTCCAAGAAGAACGTATCCGATTAAGATGGGAAGTTATAGAAATAGAAAACAAAGCCATTGAAGAAGCTCGAAAAACAGAAAAAACACATAGACCAGAAATTCTCGCTAACGGAGATACCCATAGACAGTTGCTGGCCAGAAGTCGATATGTATTATTTAAACCAAAGACCAAATGGACTGCAGGACAAATAGAAAGAGCGGAAATATTGTTTCGACTTTACCCAACTATTGAAAAAGCCTATAAGTTGGCCCAAGCATTAAGCTATATCTATGAAAATAATACGAATAAGGATGTAGCAAGACTAAAATTGGCACAGTGGTATAACGAAGTAGAAAACTCAAATTTTAAGTCGTTCAACACCATTGCAAGGTCTATACAAATGCATTACAAACCAATTTTGAACTATTTTAATAACAGGAGCACCAATGCTTCCGCGGAATCCTTTAATGCTAAAATTAAAGAGTTCAGGACGATGTTTAGAGGCGTAAGAGATGTTAAGTTTTTCTTGTTTAGACTAACAAAATTATATGCCTAA
- a CDS encoding transposase — MSLIPFNTIANTITLNYRSILNYFINRSTNASAESFNAKIKAFRSQFRGVRNIEFFLFRLTKIFA, encoded by the coding sequence TTGAGCCTGATCCCGTTCAACACCATCGCAAACACCATAACACTCAACTATAGATCTATCCTGAACTATTTTATAAACAGGAGTACAAATGCATCGGCAGAATCATTCAACGCTAAGATAAAGGCGTTCAGAAGTCAATTTAGAGGTGTTAGAAATATAGAATTCTTCTTATTCAGATTAACTAAAATATTTGCATAA